AGTGGTGTCTGTTCCATGGCGTGCCTCCGAAGGTCGGGACGCTTCCCCCTAGTTATGTCTCCGGAACCGGCTAAGTGTTCGCGTGAATTTTTGGGCCCTTGAATTGAGCAGCGCGGCTCAACTCGAAACAGCACGTTTGCCGCTGCCGAAGCGGCACGGTACGAGCGGCACGGCAAGCCCCGGCAAGCGGCAAGAAGCGCGGCACGCTCCGGGGAACTTGCGCGGCAAATCCGACAAAATCACTGGTCACAGCTGTGCAGCTCGTGTGCCGTTCACGTCCTGGGCGTGCGGCACGCGCTCCGCGCGGCCGCTTCCTCGCCTCCCTTGCCGCAAACCTCGCGCGGGGCTTGCCGTTCGCGGACGGCAAACGGCACGGAGCGGAGCGGCAAGCGGCACGGCAGACGGCACGCTTGCCGGAGCGGCACGGCACGCGGCAAGGCTTGTGTGCCGTTGCCGTTGCTCTGCCGGACGCTCCGCTGTCCTCGTGCCGTTGCCCGTGGCCGGTACGGCTCCGCCGCGCGCGGAGCGCGTAGGGACGCCGGAGCAGCTCCGGCGACAAACACGGCACGAGCGGCACGAAGCGCGGCACGCCCCTGCAAACTCACTGGTCACAGACTTGCCAACGGATTGACGTTCACGTCCTGGACGTGGGCCACGGGTAACCCTGGAATCATGGCCCCATGAGCGAGAATCCCCCAGGACCCCCCGTGCCGCCTCGTAAGAAAAGGTCCGCCTGGAAACTTATCGTCCTAGGCATAGTCGGCGTGGCCGCTCTCGGGTTGCTGTGGTCCTACCTTGACTACCGTCGTGCCGTCGCTAACTCGCTAACCCCTGAGCACGCCCAAATCTTGTCCGACGTGTGGAACAGCTACGAACTCGGTGAGAAGTACCGGCTATGCGGCACGATCGACCGACCGGACGAAGAGGCCGGGCTAGCGAGGTTCGGACTGCATTACGTTCAGGAGGTAGACCGGCGCGGCGAAGAACTCCGTGACGTGGGAGTGCCGACGGATGTTGCCCGTAAGGATGCCGCCAACCAGGTATGCGATCAGACGTTTGGTGGAACACCGTGGTGGGACGAGCGTGAGACTCGCCCTGATGGGCCACTTCCCATCTCTGACTTCCTGGAGTCGGACTAGTCCCGGAGCGCGGTGGTTGCTCACGGTTTGCAACACTCGCGGCGTCTTAAGGGGCTAGACTCTGTCTCAAATAATCGCGACTTGGGATCTTCCGACAAGATCCCGGACGCGGACAGAGAGCTGTTATAGCAGGTCAGAGCACCACTGGCAGCAGCCAGCGCTGCTTGCGGTTGTTGGTGAGCATGCTCATGACGTGCCCCGCTCCGGGTCTCGTTGGGATTCGCTCCCCCAGGGTAGTCCCCAGGTCCGAACGGTCCGGTAGCGGTCCGGCCCTGCCGGGCGGCTCTGCACCAGGTGGATCCGGTCGGCCCGCCAGCCCGCGGTGGGCGCTGGGCCGAGTAGGCGCAGGGTGTCGGTGACGTCCCGGGACGGCCTGGCCCGGGCGAGGGTGACGTGCGGCACGAAGGGGCGTGACGGGACGGGCACCCCCGCGGCGCGTGCGGCCTCGGCCAGGGAGTCCGCGAGCTCGCGGAGCCCCTCCCCGCGCACCCCGGCCCACACCACCGAGGCCCGGTGCTCGGGGCCGTTGCCTCGGGAGGTTCGACGCTTGGGGACCCCGCCCCGTGAGGACCGCTGTCCGGGGCCGTTGCCTCCGGAG
This DNA window, taken from Nocardiopsis exhalans, encodes the following:
- a CDS encoding 2'-5' RNA ligase family protein; the protein is MSLFLALWPSDEARDQLARAVRAARPSDPELRWTPAQEWHLTLVFLGAAGETPSGLSAALERALVGRPALDLALDDWDTFPQRPPELRSSGGNGPGQRSSRGGVPKRRTSRGNGPEHRASVVWAGVRGEGLRELADSLAEAARAAGVPVPSRPFVPHVTLARARPSRDVTDTLRLLGPAPTAGWRADRIHLVQSRPAGPDRYRTVRTWGLPWGSESQRDPERGTS